One Mauremys mutica isolate MM-2020 ecotype Southern chromosome 9, ASM2049712v1, whole genome shotgun sequence DNA segment encodes these proteins:
- the SIAH2 gene encoding E3 ubiquitin-protein ligase SIAH2 codes for MSRPSSAGPGANKPCGKQQHAPSPAAAPAAAATISAAGPGSSALPAAAAVISGPGGGGGGGGPVSPQHHELTSLFECPVCFDYVLPPILQCQAGHLVCNQCRQKLSCCPTCRGSLTPSIRNLAMEKVASAVLFPCKYATTGCSLTLHHTEKPEHEDICEYRPYSCPCPGASCKWQGSLEAVMSHLMHAHKSITTLQGEDIVFLATDINLPGAVDWVMMQSCFGHHFMLVLEKQEKYEGHQQFFAIVLLIGTRKQAENFAYRLELNGNRRRLTWEATPRSIHDGVAAAIMNSDCLVFDTAIAHLFADNGNLGINVTISTCCP; via the exons ATGAGCCGCCCGTCCTCCGCCGGCCCCGGTGCTAACAAACCCTGCGGCAAGCAGCAGCACGCGCCgtcccccgctgctgcccccgcTGCCGCCGCCACCATCTCGGCTGCCGGCCCCGGCTCCTCCGCGCTACCCGCCGCGGCCGCTGTGATCTCAGGcccgggaggcggcggcggcggcggcgggccgGTCTCGCCTCAGCACCACGAGCTGACCTCGCTGTTCGAGTGCCCCGTCTGCTTCGACTATGTGCTGCCCCCGATCCTGCAGTGCCAGGCCGGGCATCTGGTGTGCAATCAATGCCGGCAGAAACTGAGCTGCTGCCCCACGTGCAGGGGATCCCTGACCCCAAGCATCAGGAACCTGGCCATGGAGAAAGTGGCCTCGGctgtcctcttcccctgcaag TATGCCACTACAGGCTGTTCCCTGACACTCCACCATACAGAAAAGCCGGAGCATGAAGACATCTGTGAATACCGTCCCTACTCCTGTCCATGTCCTGGTGCCTCCTGTAAATGGCAGGGCTCTTTGGAAGCCGTGATGTCCCACCTCATGCACGCCCACAAAAGCATTACCACCCTTCAGGGAGAAGACATAGTCTTTCTCGCCACGGACATTAACCTGCCAGGAGCTGTTGACTGGGTCATGATGCAGTCTTGCTTTGGTCACCATTTCATGCTGGTGTTGGAGAAACAGGAGAAGTATGAGGGTCACCAGCAGTTTTTTGCTATTGTGTTGCTCATTGGCACTCGCAAACAAGCAGAGAACTTTGCATACCGACTGGAGCTGAATGGTAACCGGCGCAGGCTGACCTGGGAGGCAACGCCCCGCTCCATTCACGATGGGGTGGCTGCTGCCATCATGAACAGCGACTGTCTAGTTTTCGATACAGCTATAGCACATCTTTTTGCAGACAATGGAAACCTTGGCATCAATGTGACTATTTCTACGTGTTGTCCGTGA